The Ascaphus truei isolate aAscTru1 chromosome 3, aAscTru1.hap1, whole genome shotgun sequence genome includes a region encoding these proteins:
- the LOC142490970 gene encoding actin-1-like — MYPRSPKSQSSAGSRKRSIFKGASKSPGPSDRMTYTSEAETDPKPKLPVKKTAAVVIDTGTGSCKAGFAGEAKPNCIMATVVGYPLEKTLRTENIRDSSYVGKAAWVEPDLRIVEPVHHGIIVDWDAAETLWRHMYYHNLKVPLEEHALLISDPPLSPTTNREKMVEVVFESMNCPGMYVAYQSVLSTYSYGKTGGLVVESGYGVTHTVPVHQGYNLPHATERLDIAGTDLTTHLMKLLQKSGNSFSEKDRHIIEDIKLKCCYVAVDLEGELKLPENEYLVDYQLPDGHIIAIGKERFLCPEELFQPPSMAGIDVMGIHQMALKSMKKVPVEIKKEMYDNILLCGGSSLFNGFYERFSKDFLHFQSHAHKSNILSVPESKYSTWMGGSILASLKSFQSCWIRQEEYRERGPFIVHRRCY, encoded by the coding sequence ATGTATCCAAGGAGCCCAAAATCTCAGTCTTCAGCAGGGTCCAGAAAACGCTCAATATTCAAGGGCGCCAGCAAATCCCCTGGGCCCTCAGACAGGATGACCTACACTTCAGAGGCTGAAACTGATCCCAAACCAAAGCTCCCCGTCAAGAAGACAGCAGCCGTGGTGATTGACACTGGCACTGGCAGCTGCAAGGCGGGTTTTGCTGGTGAAGCAAAGCCAAACTGCATAATGGCCACTGTGGTAGGTTACCCTTTGGAGAAGACTTTGAGGACTGAGAATATCCGAGATTCCTCATATGTTGGGAAGGCAGCTTGGGTGGAACCGGACCTGAGAATCGTTGAACCGGTGCATCATGGCATCATCGTGGATTGGGACGCAGCCGAGACTTTGTGGAGACACATGTACTACCATAACCTCAAGGTGCCTCTGGAGGAACATGCCCTCTTGATTTCAGACCCTCCACTGAGCCCCACAACCAATCGGGAGAAGATGGTGGAGGTTGTCTTTGAGTCTATGAACTGCCCTGGAATGTATGTTGCTTACCAGTCAGTGCTGTCTACTTACTCCTACGGCAAAACCGGGGGCCTGGTGGTGGAGTCTGGCTATGGTGTTACCCACACGGTGCCCGTTCACCAGGGCTACAACCTTCCCCATGCCACTGAAAGGCTGGACATAGCTGGCACAGACCTCACCACCCACCTGATGAAACTCCTCCAGAAGTCCGGAAACTCGTTCAGCGAGAAGGACCGGCACATCATTGAGGACATCAAGCTGAAGTGCTGCTATGTGGCTGTGGATTTGGAGGGCGAGTTGAAACTCCCTGAAAATGAATACCTGGTTGATTATCAACTTCCAGATGGACACATCATAGCCATTGGAAAGGAGAGGTTCCTGTGTCCAGAAGAGTTATTCCAACCACCCTCCATGGCTGGGATAGACGTTATGGGCATTCATCAAATGGCTCTGAAGAGCATGAAGAAGGTCCCAGTTGAAATTAAGAAGGAAATGTACGACAATATCCTTCTGTGTGGAGGATCTTCTCTCTTCAATGGTTTCTACGAACGGTTCTCCAAAGATTTCCTCCATTTCCAGTCTCACGCTCACAAATCCAATATCCTGTCAGTGCCGGAAAGCAAATATTCCACTTGGATGGGTGGTTCAATCCTGGCATCACTCAAGTCCTTTCAGTCCTGCTGGATCCGTCAGGAAGAATATAGGGAACGCGGGCCATTTATAGTCCACCGCAGGTGCTACTAG